In Penaeus vannamei isolate JL-2024 chromosome 15, ASM4276789v1, whole genome shotgun sequence, the following are encoded in one genomic region:
- the LOC113807661 gene encoding prostaglandin reductase 1 produces MVTAKVWKLAKRPDGEPKRGDFECVEEQLICENGDVITEAEFLSVDPYMRYKVRQIPLNSTVVGTQIARVIESKNPDWPVGTYVVSPSGWRTHTRLTEKDFKADNFFQKPMKLPEMGDLPKSLGLGILGMPGNTAYFGLLDICQPKAGETVLVNAAAGAVGSAVIQIAKIKGCKVIAFAGSEEKVAWTKELGADHAFNYKTTDIGQALSQAAPEKIHCFFENVGGQFTAEALPHMAERGRMAICGVISEYNDNDKDIGVVSMCSPLNQATLLWKELKVEGFIVTRWFDRWMEGIDQLKQWIVEGKLKYKETTVKGFDKMPEAFIGLFRGDNTGKAIVIA; encoded by the exons ATGGTGACAGCGAAAGTGTGGAAACTGGCCAAGCGACCGGACGGAGAGCCCAAGCGGGGAGACTTCGAGTGTGTGGAAGAACAGCTGATTTGTGAAAATGGAG atgTTATTACTGAGGCTGAATTTTTGAGCGTAGATCCATACATGCGGTACAAAGTCAGGCAAATCCCTCTCAATTCCACTGTGGTCGGTACTCAGATTGCACG GGTGATTGAGAGCAAGAACCCAGATTGGCCAGTTGGTACGTACGTCGTGTCTCCATCCGGCTGGCGGACTCACACCCGACTCACTGAGAAGGACTTCAAGGCTGATAACTTTTTCCAGAAGCCCATGAAGCTGCCAGAAATGGGAGACTTGCCCAAGAGTCTTGGCTTAGGAATTCTGGGTATGCCTGG AAATACAGCTTACTTTGGGTTGCTTGACATCTGCCAGCCAAAAGCTGGAGAGACCGTACTGGTAAACGCTGCAGCTGGGGCAGTTGGCAGTGCTGTCATCCAGATAGCAAAGATCAAGg GCTGTAAAGTAATTGCCTTTGCGGGTTCTGAGGAAAAGGTCGCTTGGACCAAAGAACTTGGGGCAGACCATGCCTTCAACTACAAAACGACCGACATCGGGCAAGCGCTGAGCCAGGCAGCACCAGAAAAAATTCACTGCTTCTTTGAAAAT GTTGGAGGCCAATTCACAGCTGAAGCCCTGCCTCATATGGCAGAGAGGGGCAGGATGGCAATATGTGGAGTCATTTCAGAGTACAATGACAACGACAAAGATATTGGGGTGGTGTCAATGTGTA GTCCGTTGAATCAAGCCACGCTACTTTGGAAAGAATTGAAAGTAGAAGGCTTCATTGTTACACGGTGGTTTGACCGCTGGATGGAAGGAATTGACCAGTTGAAACAGTGGATCGTTGAA GGCAAACTCAAGTACAAGGAAACAACAGTAAAGGGATTTGACAAAATGCCTGAAGCATTCATTGGCCTTTTCCGCGGTGACAACACTGGCAAAGCTATTGTCATAGCCTGA
- the LOC113807660 gene encoding prostaglandin reductase 1: MVTAKVWKLAKRPEGMPKKEDFVCVEEELACEDGDVIIEAEFLSVDPYMRYMIKQIPFEAPVTGTQVAKVIESKNPDWPVGTYVVSPSGWRSHTRLTEKDFKADNFFQKPMKLPEMGDLPKSLGLGILGMPGNTAYFGFLEICRPKAGDTVLVNAAAGAVGSAVIQIAKIKGCKVIAFSGSDEKVAWTKELGADHAFNYKTANVGEELGQAAPEKINCFFENVGGQFTADALPHMAERGRMAICGVISEYNDDNKDSGVVSMTSPLNPATILWKQLAVEGFIVTRWFDRWMEGIDQMKQWINEGKVKYKETVVKGFDKMPEAFIGLFHGENTGKAIVAV; this comes from the exons ATGGTGACAGCAAAGGTATGGAAACTAGCCAAGCGGCCAGAGGGGATGCCCAAAAAGGAAGACTTTGTATGTGTGGAAGAAGAGCTTGCTTGTGAAGATGGAG ATGTTATTATTGAAGCTGAATTTTTGAGTGTAGATCCATACATGCGGTATATGATCAAGCAAATCCCTTTTGAAGCCCCTGTGACTGGTACACAGGTTGCAAA AGTGATTGAGAGTAAGAACCCAGATTGGCCAGTCGGTACGTATGTTGTCTCACCATCTGGCTGGCGGTCTCACACCCGACTCACTGAGAAGGACTTCAAGGCTGATAACTTTTTCCAGAAGCCCATGAAGCTGCCAGAAATGGGAGACTTGCCCAAGAGTCTTGGCTTAGGGATTCTGGGGATGCCTGG GAATACAGCATATTTTGGGTTCCTTGAAATCTGCCGACCAAAAGCAGGAGACACTGTACTGGTAAATGCTGCTGCTGGAGCAGTTGGTAGTGCTGTAATTCAGATAGCCAAGATCAAAG gATGTAAGGTGATTGCCTTTTCGGGATCTGATGAAAAGGTAGCATGGACCAAAGAACTAGGGGCAGACCATGCCTTCAACTATAAAACGGCAAATGTTGGGGAGGAACTTGGTCAAGCAGCACCTGAAAAAATTAATTGCTTCTTTGAAAAT gTTGGAGGACAGTTTACTGCGGACGCTCTACCACACATGGCTGAGAGGGGCAGAATGGCAATTTGTGGTGTGATTTCAGAGTACAATGACGACAATAAAGATTCTGGTGTGGTGTCAATGACTA GTCCATTGAATCCAGCTACGATACTTTGGAAGCAACTTGCAGTGGAAGGCTTCATTGTTACAAGATGGTTTGACCGCTGGATGGAAGGAATTGATCAGATGAAGCAGTGGATCAATGAG GGCAAAGTCAAGTACAAGGAAACTGTTGTAAAGGGATTTGATAAAATGCCAGAAGCATTCATAGGCCTCTTCCATGGCGAAAATACAGGCAAGGCCATTGTAGCAGTCTGA